The Streptomyces sp. NBC_01298 genome contains the following window.
CGCGCCGTGGTCGTCGTCGAGTCCGGCGGCGTCACGGACGTGGCGATCGCGGTCTGAGCACCGCACCTGTGTGACCGCATGACCGCATGACCGTATGACCGGCCGAAGGGCCGCACCCCCGGGGGTTGGACGCCACTGGTTCGGGGTGCGGCCCTTCGTGTCGTTCCCGGTCCGTTCCGGGCCTCCCCGGGAGCGTGGGGCGGCTCTACTCTGGAGGCATGTACGCCCGGCGCCGACGCGCCTATTTCCTGCTCATGGGCGGATGCCTGTTCCTCTTCGTCTCCGCCTGGTCCTTCGTGCGCCTGTGGTCGGTCGAGGCCGCCGTGGCGCTGTGCGTGGTCGCCATGGTCATCCCGCCGGTCGCCGCGATGGTCGCGAACCGGCGCGGTCCGGACGACCGGTGGTGGGACGATCCCTCGGGCGACGCGAAGTCCGACGAGTGGTGGGACGAACTGGACGGAAAGCGGCGTCACGAGGATTGAAACCCGTTGAGATAAAAATGTAATAAGGATGATCGCGGCATCTCCCCATGTGAGGGTGTTTTCTGTGTACGCGGGCAATCGATCCGCGACTCCAGTCCTGTGGGGGGACTTCTTTTGGAACACGAACAGACCATCCCTGAGCAGCGGAAAGAGGGGGAGACTGCCCCGGAATCGGGCACTCCGGACGTGATTGCGGACGCAACTGCGGACGGGACTGCGGACGTAACCGCGAACTCCCCCCGCCGCCGCCGCGGCCGGCCGTTCCTCCTGATCGCGGGCGCCGTCGCCCTCGGCGTCCTGGCGGGCACGGTCACCGGTTACGCGATCCAGTACGACCGCGAACCGACCCCGCTGGCCCCGCTGGCGCAGGCGGACCTGGTGGAGCCGAAGGCGCTCGCGCCCGACGATGCGACC
Protein-coding sequences here:
- a CDS encoding DUF3099 domain-containing protein translates to MYARRRRAYFLLMGGCLFLFVSAWSFVRLWSVEAAVALCVVAMVIPPVAAMVANRRGPDDRWWDDPSGDAKSDEWWDELDGKRRHED